The Lytechinus pictus isolate F3 Inbred chromosome 5, Lp3.0, whole genome shotgun sequence DNA segment TTCATCGGTTAGTTAATGAATCCACTAACATCTgactgtcattgtcatgtgaataacattctcttcatatttatCTCCTGTGATACCATCATGGTCGCCGTCAATTAAACCATGAGTTACAGAAGCTTTCGGTGATTAGACCTTTAACATTAGACAAATTGTATGCGCAGAAGGTAATAAATTACCTGAAATCTCGGAAATTAATGTGCAGTTCTGGTTTACAAATGGTTATCCTAGTTCCAtggtttttatttggaaaaaatgtatgaatatttcaagatagaggctgaaatgaaattgattgattgtaatttataatcacattttaaagatttcctcATAATATTCCAGAGAAACATGGTGGGTTTCTTGTAGGGGTCGTCCCCCTCTCGTTGTTAGAAAAGTCACTATGAGTGTGCAGAAGCGTGCAAAtcgataataataaatttgatatcacaacaatcgtctgcttctcaatttGCTGTTCCAAATCTGAAACATCTTAATTGAAAGGTATAATCTGCTACAAGACATCAGCCAACAAACGGCAAAAAGAGCAAAACATTCCTTTGTGAAGATCAGATTCGCCTTGGTAGTCGCTAATGTCAAAGCACCtgtatgttatcattaatatgcacATAATCAGGAGACGGCGACTATGATTGCATCAAAAgaatgctcgcgttaatcgtccatttCTTATAGGTCCATGCTCCTATAAAAACAGCGTCCATCTGGGTTGTGATATCTTTGGAATTTTAATCCATGCATAATCAGTGCTGTCATGTGGGGATTTCCATCCcaacatttttataatttggAGGTTTTTAGAAGCTTTTGGGAATGAACATAAATATTtaggaattaagataaattttgggatttttcatccattttagggcatttttgaaggttttggtgaaaAGCAGTAAGATTCGTTATTTTTAGTAATATATGCTAGTAGTATACGATCTACTGTAGATCAGCACTTTTCCTATGCAATTCTACCAATGAATTCATTTGTGTCAGTACAGTGGTAGTGCTGCAAATCTACATTCCATCgagacctaaaaaaaaaatgcctaggTGTAAAAAATACGAggacacaaaaaaaaatagttttgggCAATAACCATATTAAACAGTCCTCAGAAATTAATgtgatttgaaaaaattggGAATTTGGGGTAAAATTTTTTGGGGGATTTTTAAAGTGCCTTTTGTGGAGTTTCTTCATCTTGGACCTTGGCAACACTGTGCATAATATAATTACTCCGACTAGGATCCTACGCAACGAGGCTATTAGCGTTTATCCGGTTACTTCGGAACATTTCTCCTTTGCGCATACACAATTCCACCCTCCAACACACCATGTCATACACAATCCATTACAGATATATCAAAAGCAATATTATAAATGCGTTTCCATAAACTATTTTGGATAAATAAACTATTTTGGATAAATTCTGTATGCCTATCAACATGcctataaacaattttttttttcattccccaGGGTCTTTTCTTCTCCAAGCTCCTGTTGCAACGTCCTCTACCATAACAGAGTATGGGGAATGCATCACTAGCTTTGCTACAAGGAGCGGGTCTAATGCTTTCCATATTTTCAACACGCTGAGTATGTATATGCTGCCTTTGACTATCATCCTTGTTTGCTATGTCAATATATTGGTCCAAGTATGGCGAAAAGCCACCCAAGGTACGGAGAGTGCTCAAGCCCAAGAACGCTCCATCCGTCGCAAGAGAAAGATAACTCGAATGGTTTTCATCATTGTCCTTCTATTTGCCATATGTTGGTTACCCACGCACGTAATCCGTTTGTGGAAAGAATTTGACTCTGGTTTCCATATAAAAGCCAATAATGCTTACTTCGATTTTGCTAACCTTATCGCCTTCTGTCTCGTCTATGCCAACTCCTGCGTAAACCCATTCGTGTACGCCTTCAAGACAACCAGTTTCAAGAAGCACTTCAAGAAATTGTTTGCGTCTTGCTGTCATTCAGCCCAAAGTGCTATGGGATCTGTTAGTACCTTTAAGCTGTCTAAGTTTACCCGGGATGATGAGTCTATCTAGCACAAGAACGGAATTCCACTCTTCAAACACAATTCTTAAAGTCCAAAACACTTTTGAAAGTGGATTTAGATATTCTTATCATGCAGTTAGTAACTGTATACATGTTATAACTGAAAATTTAACAACTGCAAACATTAGTTTCTTGCAAACGAGGTTGTGCAATTCGTGTGCGAGCAcaagaaaacatattttgtatttgaaatgtTCACGATGAACAAGCATGTACATCGGGACATCTGACACAACAATGCCttaattttgtcaatttgaagATTCTATATTTtgtgtgtatattttattttgtcaaacTGTAAACCTATTCCTCTCTATTTCGCACTCATGCTCTATACATTTACTGTTATCTCGTATGCAAAGCTTTATTGCTCTGTATGTTGTATATcgtctgattaaaaaaaaatctacaagaGTTATCTACACATGTATACAAATCTACACATGTATACAACAGTCATTTTGTCACACGTAATCATCCAAAGTTCCTTCATTCAGTCTATATCTTTCACGTGCATGTTGGTTCAAAATAAAACTATGAGAAACTTAATAATCAATATGTGGATGGAATGTAATAAAAGCCTTTTAGCAACAAAATAAGTTTATTAATGATTACTTATTTTGTAACCACAATTTCTTACTTTTTTAGTTGTTAATTTCGGTGGATGTAAACTGATTCGATGATTGCAAGGGGACATCTCGAATTGTGCCTCTGAATAACAGAGCGTAAATCGGCGTAAGCCGGTTTTCAATTTCTCTACCTAATGAACTTTGATTATCTCTGTGAACATGAATTCACGCTCATGGTCACGATAGCGGATGATTCTAGATGTTCTAGATGCTCCTATATAAGCACGTTAAGAGCTGACGAAGGATACTTATGACTGGCATAATCTCTGTCCATCGAGACCTCTCGCATTGTCTCGTGTCCGCCATTGTTATATAGTAAGGCTTCACCCATTCATGACATTAGCATTAAGGAAAACATATACAAAAGTCGACAATAcacatatacatttatttaaCACCCTCTTTCAGTAAAGGGCTATTTTTCCAGCGggttttccccccttttttgtcTCTCTGttcaaaatgatgaaataattaCGGACGAAACGGGTATTAAAGAAGAGTACTAAATAAATTGATGGTGATTCAAATTTGGCCATATTGGCCGCTTGTAGGCTGAGAGAGATGGAAACGTATTGGTGGACTAGgcttattttttctctctctctcttcaaatATTTATCCGTCCAGGGTACTTGAGGTATGGTTTTATTTGTTCATCGTAATTGACTTTCATGAGAATATGACACACCAACTAAAGCTGTTCAactattaaaaattgaaatacgaTAAAAATTGTCGGGACATTCTtcgtaaacaaaaaaatatcaatcgCCCATTcgtctctttttcttttgatgGAAACACCAGCACGTATTTCATTGCATTTAATTATGTCATCAAACATGTATATTGGGGTCTGTATTTTCGAAAGGGTATCTATCATTTCTTGAAATCGtttatcaaatataatatctaagtgtaaactttttttgatacgcactgtataatgacaTAGACAAAATCACCCGTTGGCGGTAAAATAGAGGTCATgtgccatacatgtacatgttataagTTTGTTTAAAGATGAATGGGGGATGGTACATGTAACTTTCAGAAAAATAGAGGTCGCATTGTGTTAAACAGGTCGCATTGTGTTAAcagggcgttgtggcgtgcgcctgtaatccaagttacgtggggaagttacaaattgatgcagaggttcgaggtttgaaccctggtcacgtctttcggatggtgacgttaaaggtcggacccagacgtaaataatcatatctgattgatacacgtctgacaaaactcaaatacacacacactcgCAATGTGTACGCCATGCTCcgataattgttttgttttgtttcgtttcgtttcgggtttttttttttgggggggggcgaacTTTCCACATAAATGTGCTCCTGGATATTGATTACATTTACTCGatatgttatgtttttttttgtgtggatgatgttttgtttttctttcaacattaccATTTTCAACAAACTGTTCAAGAATATGAATGGATTTTCTTAATTTATTACAATTGCAATTACATATGAGATGAATGTCTTTGTACGGAAACCCTTGGACCATACTCAATGTTTGTACTTGCCATATATTCTAGTCACTTCTTAAGCaattttttcaacaaattttaCCTAAGTTTGCCACCAACGATTTATGATCATTATGTTAAATAAGTTTCATTCTGCGGTTCTACCTGAGAAATTTGTTAAAATACACGAGGCAAATATAAGCAATGTTTTTGGTTGCTTTTCGAATTTTAAAATCAGGATTGAATGACTAAAAAGTCAAATTAAGGTCCTTATATCAAGTCTTATAAACGTGATAGTCTGCTTCTTTCTTTAAGAAGTATACTTTTACTTGCTTTAGTTAAAATTGGTTTATTCCTTGTGAATGAACAACTGGTATTGTTTAAATGGTTGTAAATATTGTCTTGCAAGAATCCGTATATAATTGGAAAATTATTCAAGTTATCCAATACTTAATGTAGTGGAGTTGTGTTTTGTTAGTATTTTGATTGTCATTGACAAGGTTTGAGTTTTCCGGAAGAATTGATGTCGTTTGACAAGGCACTGATGCACGCAGTATATGGAAACCTAATAGGAATCAATCCCTTGTGTTGCTGACATTACTAGACCAGATGATCAGGGACGAATCATGACTGATACTGTGTTCGTGGAAACAGTTTGCATTCATACTCAAATATAATCTTATGCATTTCATATGCACAAATTTTaccatgtgaacacactatAACCTCTCACTTATAGAGGT contains these protein-coding regions:
- the LOC129260619 gene encoding G-protein coupled receptor 54-like, producing the protein MTRMDVAMDYPDTQGFNDSELESLSSIYYYIYNDTTVSSKWNEMMTVLYITLPILLAVIGIIGNSTVMYIIFKNRDMQTVTNYFLANLAATDVAMLTLCAIPSAIAIIIEIPLSVCKGINYIMFVTVQATCLTLTAMTIDRYNLIVHAVKSRKTRTIRKTVITNIFIWAGSFLLQAPVATSSTITEYGECITSFATRSGSNAFHIFNTLSMYMLPLTIILVCYVNILVQVWRKATQGTESAQAQERSIRRKRKITRMVFIIVLLFAICWLPTHVIRLWKEFDSGFHIKANNAYFDFANLIAFCLVYANSCVNPFVYAFKTTSFKKHFKKLFASCCHSAQSAMGSVSTFKLSKFTRDDESI